A single Phoenix dactylifera cultivar Barhee BC4 chromosome 1, palm_55x_up_171113_PBpolish2nd_filt_p, whole genome shotgun sequence DNA region contains:
- the LOC103722283 gene encoding 40S ribosomal protein S4-3-like encodes MARGLKKHLKRLNAPKHWMLDKLGGAFAPKPSSGPHKARECLPLILILRNRLKYALTYREVIAILMQRHVLVDGKVRTDKTYPSGFMDVVSIPKTNENFRLLYDTKGRFRLHSIRDEEAKFKLCKVRSVQFGQKGIPYLNTYDGRTIRYPDPLIKANDTIKLDLETNKIVDFIKFDVGNVVMVTGGRNRGRVGVIKNREKHKGSFETIHLQDATGHEFATRLGNVFTIGKGTKAWVSLPKGKGIKLSIIEEARKRLAASGAAATV; translated from the exons ATG GCTAGGGGATTGAAGAAGCATTTGAAGAGGCTCAATGCCCCAAAGCATTGGATGCTGGACAAGCTTGGTGGTGCTTTT GCCCCCAAACCATCTTCTGGCCCACACAAGGCTCGTGAATGTTTACCATTAATCCTTATCCTAAGAAACAGATTGAAATATGCTCTTACTTACCGTGAAGTCATTGCAATTCTAATGCAACGACATGTACTGGTTGATGGAAAGGTCAGGACTGACAAAACCTATCCATCTGGTTTCATGG ATGTTGTATCGATACCAAAAACAAATGAGAATTTTCGGCTTCTTTACGACACCAAGGGGCGTTTTCGTCTCCACTCAATCAGAGATGAGGAGGCTAAG TTCAAGCTATGCAAGGTCCGGTCTGTTCAGTTTGGGCAGAAAGGCATTCCTTATCTGAATACTTATGATGGTCGTACAATTCGTTATCCTGACCCCCTTATCAAGGCAAATGACACCATTAAGCTGGATCTGGAGACTAACAAGATTGTAGATTTCATCAAGTTTGATGTTGGAAATGTTGTGATGGTAACCGGTGGAAGGAACAGGGGCCGTGTTGGTGTCATAAAGAACAGGGAGAAGCACAAGGGTAGTTTTGAGACTATCCACCTCCAAGACGCAACCGGTCATGAGTTTGCAACTCGCCTTGGCAATGTCTTCACCATTGGCAAGGGGACGAAGGCATGGGTTTCCCTTCCTAAAGGCAAAGGTATCAAGCTCAGCATCATTGAGGAGGCTAGGAAGCGACTTGCTGCCTCTGGTGCAGCTGCCACTGTCTGA